Proteins from one Triticum aestivum cultivar Chinese Spring chromosome 7A, IWGSC CS RefSeq v2.1, whole genome shotgun sequence genomic window:
- the LOC123152114 gene encoding 60S ribosomal protein L5, mitochondrial-like — translation MMFPLHFHYEDVLRQDLLLKLNHANVMEVPGLFEIRLVPKVASDFRIQFGKLAMEILCGQRFIQTQRGPYFHAGKSFRSNPFLGSEKDTGYVSDFARQSVLRGHGMYHFLVRIFTVMSMLDSPVEIRENSIKFFMETEFCEFSPELEDHFEIFEHIRGFNVTIVTSANTKDETLLLWSGFLLKDEGETK, via the coding sequence ATGatgtttccactccattttcattacGAAGATGTATTACGTCAGGATCTCTTGCTCAAACTGAATCACGCCAATGTTATGGAAGTTCCTGGATTGTTTGAAATAAGATTAGTACCAAAAGTTGCCTCTGATTTCAGAATCCAATTTGGAAAATTGGCTATGGAGATTTTGTGCGGTCAGAGATTCATACAGACACAAAGGGGCCCCTATTTTCATGCAGGAAAGTCGTTTCGATCCAATCCATTCTTGGGGTCCGAAAAAGACACTGGATATGTCAGTGACTTTGCACGACAAAGCGTTCTCCGAGGGCATGGAATGTACCATTTTTTGGTCAGAATCTTTACAGTAATGTCTATGTTGGATTCTCCGGTCGAAATACGGGAAAACTCCATCAAATTCTTTATGGAAACGGAGTTTTGCGAATTCTCCCCGGAACTGGAAGATCATTTCGAGATCTTCGAGCATATTCGAGGGTTCAAtgtgactattgtcacttcggccAATACAAAAGATGAGACTTTACTACTGTGGAGCGGCTTTTTGCTAAAAGATGAGGGGGAAACTAAGTAA